From Nitratidesulfovibrio vulgaris str. Hildenborough, a single genomic window includes:
- a CDS encoding TIGR01212 family radical SAM protein (This family includes YhcC from E. coli K-12, an uncharacterized radical SAM protein.), with protein sequence MSIENKMNRYNTLSAYFRRRFGVRVQKVPLDAGASCPNRDGTLSRGGCVFCNPAGSGSGMGGAGLSLEEQWALWRARYARSRNAALYIAYLQSFSNTYGSAERLREMLLQLRRLEGISGISVGTRPDCLDGPKLDLLADAGFDETWLELGVQSAHDDTLRRINRGHDAACSAAAIHGAAARGLRVCAHVIFGLPGECAEAMLDTVRWLNGLPVLGVKFHALYVCRGTTLAAQWRGGLYDPMSQSAYVDLMVEALALLRSDIVVHRVVGEPSGDELLAPEWAADKRATMALVQQALATQGLWQGCRTDAPVRPLWYDNPAELTGRADADAAAYAALCERQPLYRPASNTSAP encoded by the coding sequence ATGTCAATCGAAAATAAAATGAACAGATATAATACGTTGTCAGCGTATTTCAGGCGGCGCTTCGGCGTCAGGGTGCAAAAGGTTCCGCTCGACGCGGGAGCATCGTGCCCCAACCGGGACGGCACACTCTCGCGTGGCGGATGTGTGTTCTGCAATCCTGCCGGATCCGGGTCCGGCATGGGTGGGGCCGGTCTGTCGCTTGAGGAACAGTGGGCGCTCTGGCGTGCCAGATATGCCCGTTCGCGCAACGCAGCCCTGTACATAGCCTATTTGCAGTCGTTTTCCAATACATACGGTTCCGCCGAACGACTTCGCGAAATGCTGCTGCAACTCCGAAGGCTTGAGGGCATTTCTGGCATCTCTGTGGGCACGCGTCCCGATTGTCTGGATGGCCCGAAGCTCGACCTGCTCGCCGACGCCGGGTTCGACGAGACATGGCTCGAACTTGGGGTGCAGTCAGCCCATGACGATACATTGCGACGCATCAACAGGGGGCATGACGCCGCCTGTTCTGCCGCTGCCATCCATGGGGCCGCTGCCCGTGGGCTGCGCGTGTGCGCCCATGTCATCTTCGGGCTTCCCGGCGAATGTGCCGAGGCCATGCTGGACACTGTCCGCTGGCTCAACGGTCTGCCTGTCCTCGGGGTCAAGTTCCATGCACTGTATGTATGCAGAGGTACGACACTGGCTGCGCAGTGGCGTGGGGGACTGTACGACCCCATGTCGCAGTCGGCCTATGTAGACCTGATGGTGGAGGCACTGGCGCTACTGCGTTCGGACATCGTCGTGCATCGTGTGGTGGGCGAACCTTCGGGCGATGAGCTTCTGGCCCCGGAGTGGGCTGCGGACAAGCGCGCCACGATGGCCCTCGTGCAGCAGGCCCTTGCCACCCAGGGACTGTGGCAAGGGTGCAGGACGGATGCCCCCGTGCGTCCTCTGTGGTATGATAACCCTGCCGAGTTGACGGGGCGGGCCGACGCCGATGCGGCAGCCTACGCGGCCCTGTGTGAGCGGCAGCCTCTCTATCGTCCTGCCTCGAACACCTCGGCCCCCTGA